In a genomic window of Amblyomma americanum isolate KBUSLIRL-KWMA chromosome 4, ASM5285725v1, whole genome shotgun sequence:
- the LOC144130367 gene encoding uncharacterized protein LOC144130367 has protein sequence MDDGSWKGENRPRDEDVVLGAEDGRWKSHDVALPALVASTVSGALHLWLLRPPAVVRRSAVAAAGAFVGALLVGCFVNIRRDARAKSQPLPAFTEPYRPWDNDEQRAAYGEDLPRGPRRPRRPVGLKNVSLEDA, from the exons ATGGACGACGGTTCCTGGAAGGGGGAGAACCGACCTCGGGACGAAGACGTCGTCCTCGGCGCCGAGGACGGCCGCTGGAAGTCTCACGACGTGGCCCTACCGGCGTTGGTCGCAAGCACCGTGTCCGGGGCTCTGCACCTATGGCTTCTGCGTCCTCCGGCCGTGGTCCGGAGGAGCGCTGTGGCTGCGGCCGGCGCCTTCGTGGGCGCACTGCTCGTCGGTTGCTTCGTCAACATCCGGCGAGACGCCAGGGCCAAGA GTCAGCCTCTGCCCGCGTTTACGGAGCCCTACAGGCCGTGGGACAATGACGAGCAGCGAGCAGCGTATGGCGAAGATTTGCCTAGGGGCCCTAGGAGACCTCGCAGGCCGGTCGGCCTGAAGAACGTGAGCCTAGAAGACGCCTAG